The genomic region TATTTTCATAATTGTATCGGTAATCGTATACTCACCGTCAGGTGCGACATAAACAACTTCCCCCCGTATGTCGGGAGGAACCATGACAAAATGCACCACTGCATCGGTTTCCTGAACCTTCGCCACTTTTGTGCCCGCTTCCGCGAAATCGCCTTTTTTAACAAGAAATTCGGCTTTCCATTTTCTTGTCAGGTCAAGCTGTGAAACCGACATTCCTCTCTGAATGAAAGGCCCCGATGCTTTTTCAGCTTCCACCAAAGGTCTTTGTATTCCGTCAAAAATATTCCCGATTATCCCCGGCCCTAACATAACACTTAGGGGTCTGCCCGTGGATATTACGGGTTCGCCGGTTTTAAGCCCGGTTGTATTTTCATATACTTGAACAATGGTTTCATTCTCATTAATGCCGATCACTTCACCGATAAGTTTCTCAAATCCCACAAGGACGGTCTCATGCATTTTGAAACCATTGTTTCCCATGACCCGGATTACCGGGCCGTTGATACCGTAAATTGTTCCCTGTACTGTGACCATTTAATATCACCTGTTAACTCTAACTTATCAATTAGAAAAAATCCCGCTTCATCATGAAAAAAATCAGGCAGCCGGAATAAAAATTCCGGCTTCCGGCCTGTTTATACAGCTGATTTATACTGCGTTCACAACTCGACATTCAACCCTGAAAACTCCAAAAAGGCTTTCCGTTGTTCTTCCAGGCGGCTTTTGAAGGAATAATCGGCCAAAAGGCCGCTGCTTTCATTAATGGCAATACATCCGCCCAAAAGCTTTTTATCGCTTTTTGTTATTTCAATTTCCCGTTTAAATTGTGCCGCTATTTCCGACGCCGTTGTGAAATCCTCGTCATCGACGATAAGGCGTACCTTTCCTTCTCCTATCTCAGCCAATGCCTTTTCCATGAACCGCCTCAGCGTATCGGAGTAATCCTGCGTTTTACGGTAAATTTCCAGCTTTTTCATCACCCGTTCAAAAACCCTGTCTGTGATTTCATTCCTTTTGCCGTACAATGTTTTCTTAGCCTCAAGAAGTTTTCCGGAATATACGCTGTTGCTTTCATTTTCTATTTTGGCAAGAGCCTCATGGATTCTCCGGTAAGCCTCTTTAAGAAACTCTATTTCCTGCTCCTGCAGTTTTTCTTTCTTTTCCCTCTCGGCGTCTTTCAGAACGGCATCGGATTTGCTTGAAGCTTCCTTAAGCACCATTTCGGTAAAACCGTTCAGTTTTTCATTTATTTTTTCCATATCCATACTTATTACCTCAAATCTTAAGGCCAATGGCTTCACGGATATATTTTGTTATTTTGTCCGTGTCCCTCATTGTTCCATGCCTGTCTGGAATTTCAACAATAAGCGGATAATCCCGGCGGAGTTTTATGTTCATAACCTCTTCATAAACCAAATCCATTAATTTTTCAGTCAACAGTATAATGCCGATATCCCTGTCATTGAGCGCATTTGTCAATGCGCTCATCACTTCCTCCCGTTTATGGGCAACCACACCTTCAATTCCCGCCAGTCTCAGGCCGGTTTTGGTATCATTATTGTCGCTTATAAGAAACATTTTCATGGTGTTTCTACCTTCCTGCTGAATAAATCGGCATTAACTGTTCAAAATCAGTATTGTAACAATCAGTCCGTAAATAGCAATACCTTCGGCAAGACCTACAAATATCAGCGTCTTACCCAAAAGACCGGAATCTTCGCTTATTGCACCCAAAGCTGCCGATCCGGTTGAAGCAACCGCAATTCCTGCACCTATACATGCAAGGCCGGTGGAAAGAGCGGCAGCAATATAGCGAAGTCCTTCTCCGTTGCCGCCCGCCGCGTCTTCAGGTGCAGCATTGGCGGAAATTGGCATTAAAAGGATTGTTGCAACAATCAGAAGGCCAAAGAGAGCGGTAATGTTTATACCCATAAGTCTTCTCGCATTCTTCCCCTTCAGCCCTCTTTTAATACACACAATTCCCAGTATTATCATTCCAAGAACAAGCAAGATTGAAACAGCCAATATATAAATCATACAAGCTCCTCCAAACCTTTCCAGAATATATGACTCAAAATATCAGAACCGGATTAACCGGCAATTTGCTTATTATACAGTTTTAATCTTTCACAGACACGTATGGTCTTGAATTCTCGGCCCGTTCCCGAGAAAAATCTGCTGAAAAGCTCGTAGTATTCAAGCCTCAGTCCCTGTATTGCAACTATCAAGCCTTCAAGGCCGATAATCAGTATATTTCCAATAATCAAAACCACAATGCCGCCAATTCTGCCGACCATACCATACAACGTCCATATCGCCAGCGCAAGCCCGGCATGGCTAAGGGCAAACGCTCCAACTCTCACAAAGGATACGGTATTGCTTAAAAATCCAAGCACCGCCTCAAACACTTCAAAAAAGCTCTCAACCAGGCTTCCGCCTTCCCTATTGCCGCTTTCATGCCTGAAAAGCAGCCTTTCCAGCTTTTCCTTAAACAGCATCAGAAGCAACGGCACAATCACAATTAAGGCAATGACGGGAAAAGACAGTGAAAGATTCCCTTTTAACAAAGCCGACAGTACAATCCCCAATACCCCGCCATAGAAAACAAGCCCGGCAACTCCGTTCTTGTCAAAAAGCAAACGTCCGTAATCTTTCGCCTTAATACTGTTTATGATGTTAATCATAATAGCGGTAATCACCATGACAATGCCAAAGCCTATCGCCACAACAAGAAGCTGGCTTATATTCTCCATCGGCGGTTTCCATAACGGACTGATTAAATGCTCATATCCGAAAACACTGCCATACAGGAACCCGAAAACCACCGATGATACACCCACGCATCCAAGGATCCAGCCCAACGGCGACTTTTTCTTTCTGTACATGAATATTCCCGCCAGTGCAAGTATGGCTCCCTGCCCGACATCTCCAAACATTGCGCCGAACATGAGAATATATGTTAACGCAACAAAGGGAGTGGGATCTATCTCGTTGTGGGCGGGTATTCCGTACATTTTCACAAGAGCTTCAAACGGCTTGAAAAATTTATTGTTTTTCAGAATCGTAGGCGGTTTTATCCCTTTTACTTCTTCAGGCTCTTCAACGGTTATTACAATATCCTTCTGCCCTTTCAGATCTTCTGTCAGTTCCCGGTAAGAATTTTCGGTAATCCATCCGGTGAGGAGAAAGGTTTCCTTCACATATGCCGCGTATTTTTTAACGTTCGCAGCCTGGTTCAGGTAGAAAAACCTGCTGTAGAGCTTCCGGAATTCCTCCCCGTTCTCACTGACCAATTTCTGAAAATCACTCTCCAGCCTGCCAATTTCTTCCTCAAGCCTCTTTATATCCTGTTCAATCTTAACAATTGCGTCACGGGGATGTCCTTTTACTTTTCCCGAAATTCTGATCCGCTCGAAAAATAGGGATGACATTACGTTATCTATACGCTCCGCAACCGCAGCAGGCATGAGATAACAAATCCACACATCGTTTTCATCGCTTGAAAAGGGTATAACGATAACATCAAGGCTTTCAACAATCAGATCCAGTTTTTTGAAACTTTCCTTGGGAAGTTTTCCAAAACGTATCTTGATATATTCAAGATTAAACAACTGCTCCAGCTCAACCTCAAGATCCTTAATCGGCAGCAACTGTCTCAGAATTTGCCGGTTTTCAGCAATCTCAGCTTTGTTTCTTTCAATCTTTTCCCTGATTTCAGCAAGACGTGCCTCAATCTCTTTTGCGTAGGATATGGTTTTTTCAACATCCGCCGGCGCTTTTACCATATCCATAATTTCACTTTCACAGCATTCATATGGCTGCACCTTCATGAACCTGTTAATGCTTTCAAGGGCTTTAAAAGCCGACTCATAACTGTTGTCCTCGACAAAAGGTTTCAGCCCTTTCACCGATTCGGTAAAACTCAAAGCATGAACCGGCTGCATATCCTTATTCATGATGTGTTTGACTATAAACTCATCAAACCCCTGAATGGGGCCGACAATACTGACAAATTTCATGCGTTCTGTGGCCATAAACTCACTTCCCCACCATATTGTGAACAATTTGGCAATACCCCTTATAGGTATAGCATGTTTTCACTGTCCGTGGCAAATACAATGTCCGGTTTACACCATTCTTTTATGTTTAATAAATAAAAATTACATTCCCACAATAAATGATCGTATGGTTTCCACCGGCATTCCATATCTTATGCCCTCAATTATTGATACTATGTTTGAAATTTCATATTCCTTCAGATAAAGGTACGAAATTGCGCTTGCTATGGAAAAACCGTAATTTCTCAGCATTCTCCGGTGAAAATCATACATATACTCCGAAAATTTAAGGTCATAAAAGCGGCTGTCCTCAGACAGAAACAATTCTGAATATCTTGATTGGGCTGTTATCTGCATAAACGCGTCCTTATCCGTTGCATCCACAAGCTCATAGATTAAATCCATGGGCAATCTGTACCTGTGGGGAATAAGGTAACTCAGTACAATGCTTCTGTCCATGTTATATATAATTCTTCCCCTGTATATCCAGAGAAGGTTCAATATATCAATTTCTGTTCCAAGGGAGCGTGTGACCGTTTCTGCGTCCAGTCCGGATAGAAGGGTTTTCTTTTTTGAAAAAACCATATTGACGTAATACAGATCCAGTGACATTTCAATCATGAAAAGGTTATCTCCGTCTTTCTCATTCAGGAACGGGCGCAAAACGTCGTAATAAGGGGTACCCTTAAGTTCATTTATCAGTTCCCTGATATTCTGTACCGTAGCCAGTTTGGCTATATGCAACGGATCATAGTTTTTCAGAAAAATCAACGATTCTTCCGCCGTGCTGGTTGTTCCTTTCGTTTCGAGAACCCTCAACAGCCGCTTCAAGCTGTCTATTTCGTGCCGGAGATATATTACCTTTAAAAAATCCCGTATTTTTCCATGAGTAAAACAAAACAGCTTATCGTAATCATTCATCAGGCTCTTTCTCAGAATTTTTTCAAACTGGCCTCTGTGGATTTCGCCTTCATTAACATCGGTAAGAATATTCCCGTAATAGGTGTTGTGTTTTAAATAATAAACCACATCACCCACACTTTTTTGCTTCAGAAGCTCATTATAATCTTCCCGCTTCAGAAGCTTCCCATACATTGCTCTTGTTTTTGCCATAAGAGCATCATAGTCGCCCATTGCCACTTTGAATCATTCCCTTACCACGCTCAGAAAAATTCTTTCCACCCATTCATCAGCATTCTGAATATATTTTTCCTCCATTGCAGTCAGTTTTTCAGCCACCGCTGAATTGATATCCTTTACTTTTTCATCCACGTCTTTTCTGTTTTGGGAAACAAGCTGCTCTATCTTTTCATCTGCCATTTGTCTTATCTGATTTCTCATGGACTCAATTTCCCGAACGGTATCCTGCCGTAATCTTTCCCTTTCCTTCGCGGCTTCACTGAACAGTTCCTTTGCTCTGTTATCAATCTCGATAATCCGTCTGAAAATTTCATTCACGATAACTCACCTCTCCATTGTAAAATGATATTTTAGCACTTCATTTTTAGCAGTGCAAGGCGGTCAATTGTTACCAATTTAACTTTTATTAACCTTTATGGATTGTGCGTATTGCCAAAAGATAAAATTTTAAAACAGGCGCTTGTATTTTTATGCAATATTGTGTATAATTATACTCAGTACTAATGATATTATGACAAATTCCTTTTAGAGGTGCGCCATGGAACTTGATGAAATCATACAAAAGGATAAAAAATATTACATGAATACTTTTGGAAACAGAATTCCGGTATGTTTCACCCATGGAAAAGGCATCTATCTTTATGATAACGACGGCAATGAATACCGTGACTTTTTTGCAGGAATTGCCGTATGTGCGTTAGGGCATTCACATCCCGCACTGGTTAATGCAATATGCGATCAGGCTAAAAAACTTATACACTGTTCAAATTTGTATTACATAGAGCAACAGGCCAGGCTTGCAGAACTGATTGTTGAAAATTCATGCGCGGATCGGGTTTTCTTTGCCAACAGCGGTGCCGAAGCCAATGAAGGCGCCATTAAGCTTGCCCGTCTGTATTTCAGGAAAAAGGGCATGCCTGACAAATATGAAATTGTTACGTTGTATAATTCATTTCACGGCAGGACTCTTGCAACACTTGCCGCAACAGGTCAGGAAAAATATCAGAAGCCCTTTGCTCCGCTTACCCCGAAATTTTCCCATGTGCCCATAAACGATGTGCAGGCTTTGGAAAAGGCCATAAATGAAAACACATGCGCGGTAATGCTCGAACCAGTTCAGGGTGAAGGCGGCGTTCATCCCGCCACTGCCGAATACATGAATGCCGTACGTAAAATTTGCGACGAAAAGGGAATTCTGTTAATATTCGACGAGGTTCAATGCGGTTTGGGGAGGACGGGAAAACTTTTTGCATATCAGCATTATGGTGTCGAACCCGATATATTTACACTTGCAAAAGCTCTTGCAGGAGGTTTTCCGATAGGCGCACTGTGTGCAAAAGAACATGTCGCTTCAGCTTTTGAGCCCGGTGAGCACGGTTCCACTTTCGGCGGGAATCCTCTTGCCTGCAGTGCCGGTCTTGCGGTTCTTTCCACAATCATAAATGAAAAGTTGAGCGACAACGCCGCTGAAGTTGGAAATTACTTTTTTGAAAAAATGGACAGTCTAAAAAATAAATTCCCCATTATCAGCGAAGTACGCGGTAAAGGCCTGATGATAGGCATAGAATTTGCGAAACCCGTTGCAAAACAGGTAAACATGAAACTGTTTGAACGGAGATACCTTTTAGGCACAAGCGGTGAAAATGTCCTGAGAATTCTGCCGCCTCTGATTGTTACAAAAGAAGACATGGATGGACTAATAAACGTTCTGGCGGAGGTTCTTCAGGATATTAATTAAGGGTGACAGGCGCTCCTTCCCTCCTGTCCCCCTCTTTATTTTTTTACGGCTATTTTATCCGCCCAACAGCCTGTTGACCATTGAAACCAGCATGAAGTACAGGGCGACCAGTATAAGTATCACTATCGCATAAATAAAAATTGCTGCAATGGCCCAGTTCTTTTTGTTTTTATTCACTTTGCCGCTGAAGGCCCAGATGAACAGAAGAATCAAATTTACGCCCGGAATAAGCATCAAGAGCATTGTACCGAACCACTGCTTGACGCCGTATACCTTGTCCTGCTGCACGTCCCGGATTTCTGCCTCCACTGGTAAATTATTGCCGCAGTAGGGACAACGCATGCCAAACCCCTCCTTTTTATATACGGTACAATTTATCTCCTGCTTTTAAGTTCATTGCATATGTCTTCCCACGTTAAACCCTGATGTACCATTAACACCGTCAGGTGATATATTAAATCGGCTATTTCATATCTTATTTCATCCTTATTCTGGTTTTTCGCCCCTATTATGACTTCTGAGGCTTCCTCTCCGACCTTTTTGAGAATCTTGTCCAGCCCCTTGTCAAAAAGATAATTTGTATATGAACCTTCCTTAGGATTATGCTTCCTATCCAAAACCACATCATAAAGTTCCTGTAATATATCAAATTTACCGTCCATTATTTAATCCCTCCATATCCAGTTCCCTGAAAAAACAGGATTTGGCACCCGTATGACATGCCGCTCCTTGCTGTCTAACCAGCAAGAGCAGTGTATCGGCATCACAGTCATAATAAATTTTTTCAACCAACTGAAAATTTCCCGAAGTTTCACCCTTAACCCATATTTTCTTTCTGCTTCTGCTCCAGTATGTAGCTTTCCGGGTCTTTAACGTCATCGCAAGGGCTTCTTCGTTCATGTATGCCATCATTAATACTTCTTTTGTTTCCACGTCCTGCACAATTGCAGGAATTAGGCCATTTTCACCGAATTTCAGGCTAACCTGCTCCATTTTTTCCTTCCCCGCTCATTAACAGCGCTCAAATTTTTCCTGAAAAACTTTTTTATCATTATATAGCATATTTCAGCATTCTACAAGGCAAGTCCAAAGCAAACGGATCAAAAAAGAGGATTTATTTAAAGAATGCATCCTGTATCCACTGAATGCCATTCTTAGTGCTGTACTTGCCTCTGGGTACTCTTTGCTGTTATATAGAATTATTTCTATTTTTTAAATATATTGTTATAATATATACAGTTTTTTTGAAAAAGGCATGCCAAATCCATATTGTCCATATCTATCAGAAAATTACATACAAAAATGAAAAATAATGAAATGTAATGCAGATAAAGCAGTACAAGTGCGTGAAAAATATTTATGTGCATGGATTTGAAGTATAAAGCATAGCTAAACAAAATTGATTAGGAAGGGAATTATTATGGCAAAAAATACAGCAAAAAATTGGAAGATGTTACAAAACAATATACTATTATAGAAAAACGGGAAGTTATAGTCTCAAGTAGTGGTGTAAATTTCGTGGAGGCTAATTGACAAAAGTAACCACGATATGATTTCTACTTTATTAGGGAAACAAAACAAAACAAATAAAGTAGAGGAGGTCATACCGTGGCTACTAATAATAGAATGGCACTTTTAGAACAACTTAGCAAGTATGTTGTTGAAAAAGATAAAGATTTTTTAAAAGAAGCATTAACATTACTCATTAATGCCCTAATGGATGCGGAAGTTACATCAATAATAGGTGCTGAAAAGTATGAAAGAAATAATAATAGAAACAACTATCGCAATGGATATCGTCTAAGAGAATGGGATACTCGAGTAGGAACATTACAGTTAAGCATTCCCAAGTTACGTCACGGAAGTTATTTTCCAAGTCTTTTAGAACCGAGGAAAATGTCAGAGAAAGCATTATTGAATGTAGTTCAGGAAGCCTATGTTCATGGAGTAAGTACCAGGAAGGTGGATGAACTTGTAGAAGCTCTTGGAATGAAAGGGATTGATAAAAGCGAAGTATCAAGAATCAGTAAGCAACTGGATGAATTTGTAGAAGAATTTAAAAACCGTAGACTGGAAGGAGAATATCCTTACCTTTGGCTTGATGCCACTTTCCCCAAGGTTCGGGAAGGAGGCAGGGTATGCAGTATGGCACTGGTTATAGCAGTAGGAGTTAATCAACAAGGTGAACGGGAAATATTAGGTTTTGATGTAGGGATGAGTGAAGACGGGGCTTTTTGGGAGGAGTTTTTAAGAAGGCTGGTAGCAAGGGGTCTAAAAGGTGTAAGGCTTGTAATCAGTGATGCACATGAAGGGCTGAAGGCTGCAATAAAGAAGATTTTAACGGGAAGTGCATGGCAAAGATGCCGTGTACATTTTATGAGAAACGTATTAAGCCAGGTACCAAAGCATTATCAGGGAATGGTATCATCGATAATACGGACAATATTTGCCCAGAATGATCAGGAATCTGCGAGGGAACAGTTAAGGCATGTAGTAGATGAGCTTAAAAATCGTTTTCCAAAAGCAATGAAAATTCTTGAAGAAGCAGAAGAAGAAATCCTGGCATATATGGCTTTTCCCCGTGAGCATTGGGCACAGATACACTCCACCAATCCTCTTGAGAGACTTAACCGGGAAATTCGCCGTCGAACGGATGTTGTTTGCATATTTCCAAATCGTGAGGCGGTAATCCGATTGGTAGGAGCAATGCTCATGGAACAAAATGATGAATGGAAAGTAGGGCGGCGCTATTTCAGTCTGGAATCAATGTCAAAGATTACATCGATAAATGAATTTACATTGACACCAGTAGCTTTATTACATAAATGAGGTGAAAAAATGATAAAGTAGAAATCATTTTACACCACTTGACAAGACACTATCAACGGGAAGGACTAAAGGGCTATAAAAAACTCCTTCTATGCTTGGATTCTGACATAGAAGGAGTTTTTTAGTCTCCAGAAATATATAACTTTTACAATGTAAGTATACCCTCAGGTGTGTCAATTATTATCAGCACTTTTTCCTCCCTTCCCGTTTCGGCATTGATGTAGACGAGAAAATCCCGGTCGTTCATCCTTCCTTTCAGCTCATAACAGAATATCTCGGTGCCGAAATTGGTCGGGATTATTGCAAGACCTACAGATTTCAGCTCTTTTTTAGCCATGAAATTCGCCCTTATTTCTGCCTCGCTGACTTTAGGTTCAGGGATATCCCTTTCGGTATGGTTCATTAAATATCCCTTGGCCTCAAATCCCACTATTTCCCCGTTATCCAGAGCTATTTTCACTTTTATAAGATCGGGGTATACCACCACGCCGTTCTGCTCGTAAGCATAGTTTACCGTTGCGGTACCGTCCTCCTTGATATAATATGTGTCCTTCATGTTCTTATAGCCACGGCTTTCAAGAAACTCTTTCCCGATCTGCTTTACTTTATCCACGTCAAGGGTTTCCTGCCCCACGTTCCTGCTGTACAGCATCCAGATTACATGCCCGCCGGTTTTTGTCACGTCGGCTGTCGCAAACTCATCTTCAGGCCTGTCTTTAAAGGTTATTTTGAAATTATACGCAGGCAGCGTATCTGCATTGATGTCCCCTACGTGTTCAATTGACGCAACCTTATCCTCCCCGAAAAATTTTTTCAGTTTTTCCTTCGCTTCCTCAACACTGACTTCGTTACCCGTCACACCTTTCGGTTTCAGGCTTGTCATATGATCAGAAAAAGGGCCGTCATAAATCAAGGTGGGAAATTCCTGAAAGGTTTTGTCCACGTCGGAAAATAACTGAGCGGTCATGCTCTGCGACTGTTTTTTAAACAACTCGGTTCCTTTGTTGGCCAGCTCATTCCATTGTATTCTTCCTCCTGAAATGGAAGCCTGAAGGTTATTCAGCGCCTCATTCAGTGATACCGAATACTGGTAAAGCTGTTCCAGCTGTTTATACTGTTCCTCAGTTATTCCCTTACCGCTCAGATTCTGCCTGTCAAGGGCGTACGCAAAATCCCCCACCTGCGATAAAAATTTAGATGTATTGGCAAGTACTTCCTGTGTTACAGGAAGCTGGCCCAGATTGGTCTGGGCAAGGTTGGCCTGATGCCATGCTTCCTTCAGCGTTTCAGACACCATTTGCGGTGTCGCGGATATCATGCTTTTCATAAGCAGCACTTCAATATTTTGGACATATCCGACCATTTCATAAAATGCCCTGTTATACTGATTATCCAGCTCCTGCCTTAAATCGGCCGCTCTTTTATACTGGTATATTCCCCATAAGGCGACAACTGCAACCACTACAACGAAGATACTATACATGTGCCTGTCTGAGAGTCTTCTTTTCCAGTCCAGCAGTTTTTCTCGAACCTTCGCCACCAGAAACAACCTCCTTTAAGACATTTGGG from Thermoclostridium stercorarium subsp. stercorarium DSM 8532 harbors:
- a CDS encoding V-type ATP synthase subunit F, whose translation is MKMFLISDNNDTKTGLRLAGIEGVVAHKREEVMSALTNALNDRDIGIILLTEKLMDLVYEEVMNIKLRRDYPLIVEIPDRHGTMRDTDKITKYIREAIGLKI
- a CDS encoding V-type ATPase subunit — translated: MGDYDALMAKTRAMYGKLLKREDYNELLKQKSVGDVVYYLKHNTYYGNILTDVNEGEIHRGQFEKILRKSLMNDYDKLFCFTHGKIRDFLKVIYLRHEIDSLKRLLRVLETKGTTSTAEESLIFLKNYDPLHIAKLATVQNIRELINELKGTPYYDVLRPFLNEKDGDNLFMIEMSLDLYYVNMVFSKKKTLLSGLDAETVTRSLGTEIDILNLLWIYRGRIIYNMDRSIVLSYLIPHRYRLPMDLIYELVDATDKDAFMQITAQSRYSELFLSEDSRFYDLKFSEYMYDFHRRMLRNYGFSIASAISYLYLKEYEISNIVSIIEGIRYGMPVETIRSFIVGM
- a CDS encoding ATP synthase subunit C — translated: MIYILAVSILLVLGMIILGIVCIKRGLKGKNARRLMGINITALFGLLIVATILLMPISANAAPEDAAGGNGEGLRYIAAALSTGLACIGAGIAVASTGSAALGAISEDSGLLGKTLIFVGLAEGIAIYGLIVTILILNS
- a CDS encoding V-type ATP synthase subunit E, whose protein sequence is MDMEKINEKLNGFTEMVLKEASSKSDAVLKDAEREKKEKLQEQEIEFLKEAYRRIHEALAKIENESNSVYSGKLLEAKKTLYGKRNEITDRVFERVMKKLEIYRKTQDYSDTLRRFMEKALAEIGEGKVRLIVDDEDFTTASEIAAQFKREIEITKSDKKLLGGCIAINESSGLLADYSFKSRLEEQRKAFLEFSGLNVEL
- a CDS encoding IS256-like element ISCth5 family transposase encodes the protein MATNNRMALLEQLSKYVVEKDKDFLKEALTLLINALMDAEVTSIIGAEKYERNNNRNNYRNGYRLREWDTRVGTLQLSIPKLRHGSYFPSLLEPRKMSEKALLNVVQEAYVHGVSTRKVDELVEALGMKGIDKSEVSRISKQLDEFVEEFKNRRLEGEYPYLWLDATFPKVREGGRVCSMALVIAVGVNQQGEREILGFDVGMSEDGAFWEEFLRRLVARGLKGVRLVISDAHEGLKAAIKKILTGSAWQRCRVHFMRNVLSQVPKHYQGMVSSIIRTIFAQNDQESAREQLRHVVDELKNRFPKAMKILEEAEEEILAYMAFPREHWAQIHSTNPLERLNREIRRRTDVVCIFPNREAVIRLVGAMLMEQNDEWKVGRRYFSLESMSKITSINEFTLTPVALLHK
- the ypeB gene encoding germination protein YpeB, encoding MAKVREKLLDWKRRLSDRHMYSIFVVVVAVVALWGIYQYKRAADLRQELDNQYNRAFYEMVGYVQNIEVLLMKSMISATPQMVSETLKEAWHQANLAQTNLGQLPVTQEVLANTSKFLSQVGDFAYALDRQNLSGKGITEEQYKQLEQLYQYSVSLNEALNNLQASISGGRIQWNELANKGTELFKKQSQSMTAQLFSDVDKTFQEFPTLIYDGPFSDHMTSLKPKGVTGNEVSVEEAKEKLKKFFGEDKVASIEHVGDINADTLPAYNFKITFKDRPEDEFATADVTKTGGHVIWMLYSRNVGQETLDVDKVKQIGKEFLESRGYKNMKDTYYIKEDGTATVNYAYEQNGVVVYPDLIKVKIALDNGEIVGFEAKGYLMNHTERDIPEPKVSEAEIRANFMAKKELKSVGLAIIPTNFGTEIFCYELKGRMNDRDFLVYINAETGREEKVLIIIDTPEGILTL
- a CDS encoding acetylornithine transaminase, whose translation is MELDEIIQKDKKYYMNTFGNRIPVCFTHGKGIYLYDNDGNEYRDFFAGIAVCALGHSHPALVNAICDQAKKLIHCSNLYYIEQQARLAELIVENSCADRVFFANSGAEANEGAIKLARLYFRKKGMPDKYEIVTLYNSFHGRTLATLAATGQEKYQKPFAPLTPKFSHVPINDVQALEKAINENTCAVMLEPVQGEGGVHPATAEYMNAVRKICDEKGILLIFDEVQCGLGRTGKLFAYQHYGVEPDIFTLAKALAGGFPIGALCAKEHVASAFEPGEHGSTFGGNPLACSAGLAVLSTIINEKLSDNAAEVGNYFFEKMDSLKNKFPIISEVRGKGLMIGIEFAKPVAKQVNMKLFERRYLLGTSGENVLRILPPLIVTKEDMDGLINVLAEVLQDIN
- a CDS encoding V-type ATP synthase subunit I; this encodes MFTIWWGSEFMATERMKFVSIVGPIQGFDEFIVKHIMNKDMQPVHALSFTESVKGLKPFVEDNSYESAFKALESINRFMKVQPYECCESEIMDMVKAPADVEKTISYAKEIEARLAEIREKIERNKAEIAENRQILRQLLPIKDLEVELEQLFNLEYIKIRFGKLPKESFKKLDLIVESLDVIVIPFSSDENDVWICYLMPAAVAERIDNVMSSLFFERIRISGKVKGHPRDAIVKIEQDIKRLEEEIGRLESDFQKLVSENGEEFRKLYSRFFYLNQAANVKKYAAYVKETFLLTGWITENSYRELTEDLKGQKDIVITVEEPEEVKGIKPPTILKNNKFFKPFEALVKMYGIPAHNEIDPTPFVALTYILMFGAMFGDVGQGAILALAGIFMYRKKKSPLGWILGCVGVSSVVFGFLYGSVFGYEHLISPLWKPPMENISQLLVVAIGFGIVMVITAIMINIINSIKAKDYGRLLFDKNGVAGLVFYGGVLGIVLSALLKGNLSLSFPVIALIVIVPLLLMLFKEKLERLLFRHESGNREGGSLVESFFEVFEAVLGFLSNTVSFVRVGAFALSHAGLALAIWTLYGMVGRIGGIVVLIIGNILIIGLEGLIVAIQGLRLEYYELFSRFFSGTGREFKTIRVCERLKLYNKQIAG